One window of the Cryptomeria japonica chromosome 7, Sugi_1.0, whole genome shotgun sequence genome contains the following:
- the LOC131078241 gene encoding serine carboxypeptidase-like 31 yields MAHYLPLWVFLGFCLITFARSKDSGNPWNSRKKQDLVTQLPGQPKVGFNHYSGYVTVNEENGRALFYWFFEAATLKEKRPLVLWLNGGPGCSSVGYGATQEIGPFIINADGKTLSFNEYSWNREANILFLESPVGVGFSYSNITSDYKILGDNITAEDTYMFLQNWFGIYPQYRAHEFYIAGESYAGKYVPELAELIHDQNKISPKSLYINLKGFMVGNPETHDANDWRGQMDYAWSHAVVSDETHMAIVENCDFDSNNTLDNKNCSDAIDEVYDQLNNIDMYSLYTPTCIHKNTTKNARSGGNQFKFSTNKMMKRMVGGYDPCLDDYAAVYYNRYDVQEALHVINGSHLRNWNICNYDIFNGWTDSRASVLPAYLKLMDAGLRIWVYSGDTDGRVPMLSTRYSLNALQVPKSTWRPWYYQGQVGGWTQNYGKLTFSTFRGAGHAVPLFNRGKALFFFTSFLSGKVLPKQ; encoded by the exons ATGGCTCATTACCTGCCCTTGTGGGTTTTTTTGGGTTTTTGTCTGATTACTTTTGCACGGTCTAAAGACAGTGGAAACCCATGGAATAGTAggaagaaacaagatttagtaacCCAGTTGCCCGGGCAACCTAAAGTGGGGTTTAATCACTATTCAGGTTATGTGACTGTGAATGAAGAAAATGGAAGAGCTCTCTTCTATTGGTTCTTTGAGGCTGCTACTCTCAAAGAGAAAAGGCCTTTGGTCCTATGGCTTAATGGAG GTCCAGGGTGTTCATCTGTGGGTTATGGAGCAACACAAGAGATTGGACCTTTCATCATAAATGCAGATGGAAAGACTCTTTCTTTCAATGAGTACTCATGGAACAGAG AAGCCAATATATTATTTTTGGAGTCTCCCGTAGGAGTGGGATTTTCCTACTCTAATATAACATCTGATTACAAGATATTAGGAGATAACATTACTG CTGAAGATACATACATGTTCCTCCAAAACTGGTTTGGAATTTACCCCCAGTATAGAGCACATGAGTTCTACATTGCAGGAGAAAGCTATGCAG GGAAATATGTGCCTGAGCTTGCAGAACTCATACATGATCAAAATAAAATCTCCCCCAAGAGTCTTTATATAAATCTCAAAGGTTTTATG GTGGGCAACCCCGAAACACATGATGCTAATGATTGGCGAGGTCAAATGGATTATGCGTGGAGCCATGCTGTTGTATCAGATGAAACCCACATGGCCATTGTAGAGAACTGTGATTTTGATTCTAACAATACATTGGACAACAAAAACTGCAGTGATGCTATAGATGAAGTTTATGATCAACTCAACAATATAGACATGTATAGTCTCTACACTCCTACATGCATTCacaagaacacaacaaaaaatgCAAGAAGCGGGGGAAACCAGTTCAAATTTTCGACTAACAAG ATGATGAAAAGGATGGTTGGTGGATATGATCCTTGTCTTGATGACTATGCCGCAGTGTATTACAACAGATATGATGTTCAGGaagctcttcatgtcatcaatggCTCACACCTTAGAAATTGGAATATTTGCAA CTATGATATCTTCAATGGGTGGACAGACTCGAGAGCATCTGTATTGCCTGCATATCTTAAACTTATGGATGCAGGTCTCCGTATATGGGTTTACAG TGGAGACACAGATGGACGGGTCCCAATGCTATCAACAAGATATAGTCTAAATGCTCTGCAAGTTCCCAAAAGTACTTGGCGGCCATGGTATTATCAGGGACAG GTAGGTGGGTGGACTCAAAATTACGGGAAGTTGACATTCTCCACGTTTAGAGGTGCCGGCCATGCAGTACCACTTTTTAACAGAGGCAAAGCTTTGTTTTTCTTCACCTCATTTCTTTCAGGGAAAGTTCTGCCGAAGCAATGA